From one Papilio machaon chromosome 16, ilPapMach1.1, whole genome shotgun sequence genomic stretch:
- the LOC106716617 gene encoding nose resistant to fluoxetine protein 6-like, with protein sequence MKWSMKVFLLLVLNLCPNISGSIITLNETSFATFPPLYALEEWTRCQGAEDVYCMVDAALVARTHSPLLHLLQEYSAQTLKHYNRTVVHRGVCVSRCGQVGDDGGWTEAAQQCVNQSVLQYGLEAEVISAQWCTTPKPDRPSSSARFLAVLCIALLVLAVLATGLHILGDCCSTVEGNKYLLAFSLKRNWSILSYDRTKPRSDDRMKNLTAMEGIRFIGIQCVIFSHVLWIYVYSYIDNPQYVENMYDHFAWKMVLNSPLWLQVFFSLSGFLTAYSVLITKDTNPITFGKCVLSVINRWIRLTPVAGFALWFTISWFPLLGSGPQWGLLVRREAADCAQRWWYHLLYVHNHIPLGKMCMGHTWYLAADMQLHVAGVLLLLLLVRWRRLAAPLLAGPVLAAALAAGLVAYFYNLTPIITAQPPELLRNLFGGSQILPLLYLPSWMNLAGYLGGVATAFLLHYTQTNAVNLAEHKLFNLLFHASLSLGGAVVIGGVVFLSDTPPPQWVTALYAALDRTLVAIFFNIFMLGCFTRCKSVVRSALEWRGFHALGRLSYCAYLVHFIVLRLTLAGNTQLGHASLLSMISLLITASVLTYIVSVPLCLLVELPAIQLWKAATGAEGAGGAGGRERPPAAPPAHTPRAPSPNSHKFDLVAHIRRSVV encoded by the exons atGAAGTGGAGCATGAAAGTGTTTTTGCTCTTGGTGCTGAATTTATGTCCTAACATAAGTGGAAGCATTATCACCCTGAATG AGACATCGTTTGCTACGTTCCCGCCGCTGTACGCACTAGAGGAGTGGACGCGGTGCCAGGGAGCTGAGGACGTATACTGCATGGTGGACGCTGCGCTCGTCGCTCGCACGCACTCGCCGCTGTTGCACCTCCTGCAG gAGTACTCAGCACAAACCCTAAAGCACTACAATAGGACGGTGGTGCACCGCGGGGTATGTGTGTCTCGGTGCGGGCAGGTGGGGGACGACGGCGGTTGGACGGAGGCCGCACAGCAATGCGTCAACCAGAGCGTTTTGCAGTACGGACTTGAG GCGGAAGTGATATCAGCACAATGGTGTACTACGCCGAAGCCAGATCGTCCATCGAGTTCAGCGCGGTTCCTCGCTGTGCTCTGCATTGCTCTACTGGTGCTAGCTGTGTTAGCTACTGGCCTACATATCTTGGGAGACTGTTGCAGTACTGTCGAAG gcaacaaatatttattagcttTTTCTTTAAAGCGAAACTGGTCTATACTGAGTTATGACAGAACAAAACCCCGAAGTGATGATCGTATGAAGAATTTGACGGCTATGGAGGGCATCAG attCATAGGAATACAATGTGTTATTTTCTCCCACGTCTTGTGGATTTATGTGTACTCCTATATTGATAATCCTCAGTATGTTGAAAAC ATGTACGATCACTTTGCGTGGAAGATGGTGTTAAATTCACCTCTCTGGCTGCAAGTTTTCTTTTCACTGTCCGGATTCCTGACAGCGTACTCCGTCCTTATTACAAAGGACACTAACCCCATTACCTTCGGAAAGTGTGTACTCTCCGTTATAAATAGGTGGATCAG GTTGACGCCGGTGGCGGGGTTCGCGTTATGGTTTACGATATCGTGGTTCCCGCTGCTGGGGTCGGGGCCGCAGTGGGGGCTGCTGGTGCGGCGCGAGGCGGCCGATTGCGCTCAGCGCTGGTGGTACCACTTGCTATACGTCCACAACCACATACCGCTCGGCAAGATGTGCATGGGACATACTTG GTACTTGGCAGCAGACATGCAGCTACACGTGGCGGGcgtgctgctgctgctgctgctggtGCGCTGGCGGCGGCTGGCGGCGCCGCTGCTGGCCGGGCCTGTGTTGGCTGCCGCGCTCGCCGCCGGCCTAGTCGCATACTTCTACAACCTCACGCCCATCATCACTGCACAACCGCCTGA GCTACTTCGCAATCTGTTCGGTGGATCACAGATCCTGCCGCTGCTGTACTTGCCCAGCTGGATGAACCTCGCGGGCTACTTGGGTGGCGTGGCGACCGCCTTCCTGCTGCACTACACGCAGACCAACGCTGTTAACTTAGCTGAACATAAG CTCTTCAATCTGTTGTTCCACGCATCATTATCACTGGGCGGGGCTGTGGTGATAGGAGGTGTGGTGTTCCTGTCGGACACGCCCCCACCTCAGTGGGTGACCGCGCTCTACGCCGCGCTCGACAGGACACTCGTCGCTATATTCTTCAATATATTCATGTTAGGCTGCTTCACACGGTGCAAAT CCGTAGTCCGGAGTGCGTTGGAGTGGCGCGGCTTCCACGCGCTGGGCCGGCTGTCGTACTGCGCGTACCTCGTGCACTTCATCGTGCTGCGCCTCACGCTCGCCGGCAACACGCAGCTCGGCCACGCCTCTCTGCTCTCTATG ATATCATTGTTGATAACGGCGTCAGTTCTAACGTACATAGTATCGGTGCCCCTCTGCCTGCTGGTGGAGCTGCCCGCCATACAACTGTGGAAGGCGGCGACGGGCGCGGAgggtgcggggggcgcggggggcaGAGAGcgcccgcccgccgcgccccccgcgcacACCCCCCGCGCGCCCAGCCCCAACTCACACAAGTTCGACTTAGTAGCCCATATACGACGCagtgttgtttaa